From Halorussus lipolyticus:
GGTCGAACCCGACCGAGCGTTCGGCGAGCGAGACGAGTCGAAAGTGGTCGAGTTCCCGCGGGCCGACCTCGAGGCCAGAAGCGACGTGACCGCCGAACCCGGCGAACTCGTCCGCTCGGAGACCGGCGAGACGGGGTGGATTACCGCGGTGGACGACGAGACGGTCACGGTTGACTTCAACCACGAACTCGCGGGCCTCGCGGTCGAGTTCGACGTGAAACTGCTCGACGCCTACGACGACGGCTAAAAGCGGTCGCCCGAATCGGCTACGACGAGGTGGTCGTCGTCTCTGCGCTCTCGGTCGTCTCCCCGCCGGGCGTCTCGGTCTCTCCCGCTTCGACCGTCACCGCGACTGCGAGCGGTTCGTAGGCGGTCGCACCGTACCCGCCGGTGTTCCACGGGTACTTGTCGTCCTGAATCCCCAGCAAGGCCTCGTCGGGCGCGGAGATGGTCGCGGGTTGGGTCCGGTCCTGTTCGTCGGTGGCCCGCGACATGATGGTGTGGTCGCCGGGTTCGGGGTCCCAGACGTACCGGAACTGCCGCCACGACGCCGGACCCATCACCGGACCGAAGAACTCGGCTTCCGACCACGACTCGCCGCCGTCGGTCGAAACCTCGACCGTCTGCACTTCGTCGTCGCCGGCCCACGCCACGCCGATGATTTCGACGGTCCCGCCGGGTCCGGGCGTAATCGTGGCGTCCTCGGGCGGATAGCCGA
This genomic window contains:
- a CDS encoding FKBP-type peptidyl-prolyl cis-trans isomerase: MASRGEIAVVHFTGRIAEGDDEGEIFDTTDVDVAMAEDVYHGHRDYKPLEFRVGERKVVAGLDDAVRAMEVGEERTVRVEPDRAFGERDESKVVEFPRADLEARSDVTAEPGELVRSETGETGWITAVDDETVTVDFNHELAGLAVEFDVKLLDAYDDG